In the genome of Mucilaginibacter sp. 14171R-50, the window CAGCAAAAGAAAAGAAACAACAGAATAAACTATTATGGTTACAAAGTTTTTTCTGAAAATTATCCATGCAGATTTAATAGTTTCTGCAACAGAAAAAGGATGGTACATACTACGTTTTTAAGGGCCTTTTTAATATTACGCGTTTCCAAAAATCCTGCATAAAGCCTAACCCATAGGCTATCAATTGTGTAAAAGCAGCTATAATGCTCAAAAATGCGATTTTTGCTGATTTGTTTTTAATCAGGGAGTGAAAAAATATCAACAAAATGTAAACCAATAGCAAAATATTGCACAGTTGTGCAATAGGCCAATGTGCTATGTTGGCAATTATTGTAAACGCCATGCCAAGCGTGGCAAACGCCGGAAAAAAATGCACCAGCTTAAGCTGCGAAGGGAAGAATTTATAAATGTTGATACGGGCGCGGCCAAAAAAATGCAATTGTTTATAAAACTTCACAAAGTCGGTGCGGCGCTTGTGATATACAATGGCATCGGGTATAAGTCCAATTTTAAAGCCTAATGAATGTATGCGGATGCTGTACTCTATGTCTTCGCCTAGCCGGGTAATAATAAAGCCACCAGCCTTTTGCCACGCCTGGCGCGAAATACCCATATTAAAGCTACGCGGATGAAATTGCCCTATGCCTTTTTTATTGCCCCGGATACCGCCTGTAGTGAATGGCGATGTCATAGAATAACTAATTGCTTTTTGTATTGCTGTAAAGGATTTGTGCGCGCCGTCGGGCCCGCCATATGCATCCAGCCAATTGTTGGCAAGCGCATTGTTAACTATTTCCAGGTAGTCGTCAGGTATCAGGCAATCCGAATCAAAAATTATGAAATAATCGCCCTTGGCGCGCTCAAAACCAAAATTGCGGGCAAATCCCTGGCCTTCGTTCGGCTTTTCGTAATAGTGTACATCAAGCTCGCCTTCATATCCCCTTACAATATCTTCGGCCCGGTCAACAGAACCATCTTCTATAACCAGAACTTCGAACAGGGTATAAGTTTGCTTAGTTAATGTATCCAGTAGTTCTGCAATTTCCTGCGGACGGTTATATAAAGGTATGATGATGGAGAAAAACATATTTTTTAGATGTGAGATATGAGACTTGAAATATGAGAAGACGCGGAGCTATTAAAATGGGCACAATAAAGAATGTGTCTCAAATCCAATATCTCAAATCTCATATCTAAACCGTTTCCTCTATTTGATATCTGTTACGGTCTGGAGCGCTGCGGGCAACAAGTTCGGCAACAAAGCCGGTCAAAAACAGCTGCGAACCTAATATCATTGCCACCAGGGCGATATAAAACAGCGGATTATCCGTTACATCCCGATAGGGTAATTTATGAGCTATCAGATATAGTTTTTCGCTCAGCATCCAAATGGTTATAACTATTCCCGCAAAGAAACTCAGCGTGCCCATTGCGCCAAAAAAATGCATAGGGCGTTTACCAAATTTGCCCACAAAAAATATAGACAGCAGATCTAAAAAGCCATTGATAAAGCGTGTCCATCCAAATTTGGTTTTGCCATATTTACGGGCGCGGTGTTCAACCACCTGTTCGCCAATTTTGGTAAAGCCTGCCCATTTGGCAATAACGGGTATGTAACGGTGCATTTCGCCATACACCTCGATATTTTTAACAACCGCTTTACGATAAGCTTTCAGTCCGCAATTAAAATCGTGCAGGTTATGTATACCGCTCATTTTGCGTGTAGCCGCGTTAAAAAGTTTGGTGGGTACCGTTTTGGTTATTGGGTCGTAGCGTTTTGCCTTCCATCCCGATACAAGGTCGTAATTGTCTTCAGTAATGCGGCGGTACAGCACGGGTATCTCGTCGGGGCTATCCTGCAAATCGGCATCCATGGTAATAACCACATTGCCCTGCGCCGCCTCGAAACCAATGTTTAACGCAGCAGATTTACCATAATTACGCCTGAATTTGAACGCTTTAATAAAAGGGTTGGCCTGCTTTAATTTCAGGATCATATCCCAGGAGCCATCACGGCTGCCATCGTCTATAAGGATGATCTCGTAACTATAGCGGTTCTCGTCCATTACGCGGCTTATCCACGAGGTAAGCTCTGGTAATGATTCTACTTCATCGTAAAGTGGTACTACTACTGATATATCCATTTATTAAGGAACCTGTTAGGTTTGCTGCAAAAATATAAAATTTGAGCGATGGTTATTACAATAAGATTTAAGTAGAAATATTAGCCGATAAGGTTCGGTAATTTTTATAACTTTATACGCAGATGAAACCTTATTCTAAAATGAACCTTATCCTATTCCCCCATACCGTCCATTCGCTAACATTCAGTTATTCCGGCAGTCTCTAAATTATATAAACTTCTTTTCTATACGCTGTTGAAAAAGCTCATTTTACTGGTGTTTTTATGTATTACTATTCCTGCCATCGCTCAAAAGCAGGGAAATATTTGGTATTTTGGAAATTATGCCGGAGTAGATTTCAATACTTCTCCACCAACTGCTTTAACGGATGGACAACTTTCTACTTGGGAGGGTTGCGCAACAATTGCCGATGATGACGGTAAATTATTGTTTTATACTGATGGTATTACCGTTTTTACTAAAAATCACGGTAAGATGGTAAATGGCGAGGGCTTACTAGGCGATCCATCATCTACACAATCAGGCGTTATTATTCAGCACCCTACTAACAAAAATTTGTTTTTCGTATTTAGCATTGCGCTTCAGGGCGGTTCGCTGTATTATTCTATTGTAGATATTTCCAAACAGGCGGGTGTGGGCGAGGTAATAGAAAAAAATATTTTAATTCTGGAAAAATCTACTGAGAAAATTACTGCTGTTAAACATAAGAATGGTTCAGATATATGGGTTGTTACACACGAATATTTATCAAATGATTTTTATACCTACTTAATAACAAAAGATGGATTTCAGCCCAAACCTGTTATCACTTCCGTAGGTACGGTAATGGGTATGAGTTATAGCAGTACAATTGGCTATTTGAAAGCCTCACCCAAGGGTAACAAACTTGCGGCCGCAATTTATTTTCCTGATAAGCTAACTGAAATTTACGATTTTAATAAAGAAACAGGAGTTGTATCCAATCCGGTAACCCTTACAAACTTTAATGGGTTTGGTGCATATGGTGTAGAATTTTCGCCTAATGAGAAGTATTTGTATATCACCGAGCATGAGTATTCCCCTCTGAATCTATATCAGGTTAAGTTGCCTGTAATCAGTGGCGATATTAAAGACAGGAGCGTATCTATTGCAAAACTTAGTGGTTTAGGGGCCTTACAGTTAGCTTCGGATGGTAAAATATATGTAGACCAGTATGGAAGTAGTTATTTACATGCAATAGAAGAACCTAATGAGGAAGGAGCAAATAGTAAATTTCAAAAAAATGCAATATCTCTTAAGGGAAGAACAGCCACCTATGGTTTACCAACGTTTAATCAAAGTTTTTTCGCCGAAATAGGCTTTTCCAATGCAGGCAATTGTTTAGGAGATATTACTCAATTCAAATTAAAATCATCAATTGATAATATTGATAGCTTAAAGTGGGATTTTGCCGATGAGTTGTCTGGTGTTAATAACACATCTAAAGAATATAACCCTAAACATTTATATAAAAAAGCGGGTACATACAATGTTACTTTAATTGTTTATTATGAGGGGACATCTGCAACTTATAGCAGCAATGTTTCTATATCGGAATTGCCGGTGGCGAAACTTGGCAAAGACACCACATTGCTTTACGGCCAAACACTTTTACTTGATGCCAAATGGCCCGGCAGTACTTATAAATGGAACACCGGCACCACAGGTCAAACCCTGCTGGTTACTTCTCCGGGCACTTACAGTGTAGATGTTACCAGCAGCGCGGGGTGCAGCGGTAGCGGAAGTATAAAGGTTAGTTACGATCAGGTAATTGACGTAACCCTGCCTGCCGATACTACAATATGTGCTTTTGAAACAATTAAGCTGGATGCTACACTTTCAGGAGGAAGTTACTTATGGTCAAACGGAAGTACGTCGTCATCAATAATGGTAAGCCAGGAGGGACAATACTCGGTGAAAATAACCAACGCGTATCATAGCCGTGAGAAAACACTCAATATCAATGTTCATTTTTTCAGGTTCAATCCTATAATGGTAACCAGTGATACGATACTTTGTGAGGCAGGAAGCACAAGCATAAGCGTTGCCGGCGGCAAAAGCGGTGAAAAATATCATTGGTTTGATGCCCAACAAAATTTCATTGAAGAAAACTCGGGCACATTGTATACCGGCATCATAAAAAGGGACACTATGCTATTTGTGCAACTTACCAATGGCAAGTGTTTGAGCGATCTTCAGCCCGTTCATTTGATATTTGATAAACCTATCGCAACAATATTTAATAAAGATACCGTTATTACCCTTGGTGCGAATGTTAATTTACAGGGCTCAGGGGCTAAGTATTATCGTTGGCTTCCGGATACCTACCTGGATAACGCAAACATCGCAAACCCGGTATCATCCCCCGGAGACGACGTCACCTACCAACTTATAGTATTAAATGATAACGGCTGTAGTGATACCGCCACCGTAACCATACGTGTAAAAAAGAAGGTGCTGATACCTAATACGTTTACCCCAAACGGAGATGGTGTTAACGATACCTGGGCTATTAAGTACCTTGACCGTTTGCCAGGGAACCATATGTTTATCTATACCCGGTCAGGCCGGTTGGTTCGCCAGTTTAAAGGGTATTACAACAGTTGGGACGGTACCAGCAGTAAAGGGGAGCCGTTACCCTCCGGAGTATATTATTATGTATTGGAGATAGATGAAACCAACAGGCAGTCGGGTTACGTAACGCTGATAAGATAGGTTAAAGATCGGTTTAACAAATATTTTTATTAAATCAACCCTAACACTTTACTGGTACGCTCCCTTGTGGCATCAGCCAGGGCTTCGTCATTAATAAGCGACTGCCCGTACGAGGGTATCATCTGTTTGAATTTTTCCTGCCATTCAGCTGTGTTAGCTTTATTCTTAAAGCATCGGCATATCAGGTCAACCATAATAGGCACCGATGTTGAAGCGCCGGGGGATGCCCCTAACAGAGCCGAGATGCTGCCATCAGCACTGGTAACTACTTCGGTACCAAATTCAAGCACACCTGTACGCCTCGCATCTTTTTTTATGATCTGTACGCGTTGGCCGGCAACATCCAATACCCATTCATCGCCCTTTGCTGCGGGAAAGTATTCCTGCAAGGCTTTCAACCTGTCGGCAGGCGATTGCAGCACCTGGCTTATAAGATATTTGGTAAGCGGCCAATTATCGCGCCCAACAGCAAGCAGTGGTAATATATTATTAAACTTTATGGAGGTAAACAGATCAAGCAACGACCCCTTTTTTAAGAACCGGGTTGAAAACCCTGCGTAAGGACCAAAAAGCAGCGCCTTTTTCCCGTCGATAATTCTCGTATCCAGGTGCGGAACCGACATTGGCGGCGAACCGACCGAAGCCTTACCGTAAACCTTCGCAGAATGTTTATTGATAACGTCCTGATTTGTACAAACCAGCCATTGCCCGCTCACCGGGAAACCGCCAAAGCCTTTACTCTCTGGTATGCCTGATTTTTGTAGCAGGGGCAGGGCACCGCCACCGGCGCCCACAAAAACAAATTTAGCGTCAAGCTTTCGGCTGCTCCCGCTTTTAGCATCGTTAACTTTTATCTGCCAGGTGTTATCTTTATTACGCTTTATATCATCTACTTCATGATTAAGGCTTAAGGTGACACCGGGCTTTTGTTTTAGCTTGTCAACCAGGCTACGGGTAAGGGTGCCAAAGTTTACATCGGTACCAATATCCATATATGTAGCCGATACTTTTTGCTCGGGATCGCGATTCTCCATAACCAGCGGCATCCATTTATTAAGCTGCTCCTTATCTTCAGCATATTGCATCCCCTTAAAAAAGTGATGCTTAACCAATGCGTCACAGCGTTTTTCAAGGTAATCTACATTGTCATTACCCCAAACAAAACTTATGTGAGGTACTTTGCTGATAAAGGTTTGCGGTTCGCCAACATAGCCATTCTCTACTAAAAAGGCCCAAAACTGCTTGGTTATTTCAAATTGTTCGGCAATTTTTATAGCCTTTGTAATTTCAATACTGCCATCCTTGCGTTGTGGGGTGTAGTTAAGTTCACAAAATGCGGAGTGGCCTGTACCGGCATTATTCATGGCATCAGAGCTTTCGGCAGCAACGGTATCCAAACGTTCAAAAATCTCGATGGTAAGATCGGGCTGCAGCTGTTTAAGCATTACCCCAAGTGTTGCGCTCATAATGCCCGCGCCAACTAAAACTACATCAACCGTTGTATTTGAAATATTACTGCCTTTATTCATGATATTATTGAATGTAAAGATACATTCAAATAAATTATTAGATAGATTAATACCCTGTTGTAAACTAATAAATGATATAGAGGTTACACTAATGCGCAATATGCCCACTCTGTAATGTTGTGTTATACCCCCTTTTATATGCAGACGCAATTTTAGTAAAAAATATTGCAAAATCACCCATTAAACCCCTGCTAAATACAATAACGGTACAAATTTTATATAGAACCACTTACCACACAACCTTAAGCATGTAAACACAAAATACCGCTAACGGTGTTTAACGTTAAACAGCCACCATCATGAAAAAGCCAATACTGATAATAGGTTTATCACTATGTATAGCAAGTATATCGTGCAATAACCATAAAGCCAAACCGGTTTCTAACGATATCGCTAAAACCGCCGTTACCGTAAATGGCAAAAAGGACAGTGTAATAAACAATCCACAAAAAAACTATGGCAATGCTACTGTGGCGGAGCCTTGTGTTAAATGCCTGTTAGATATCATTCAAAAAACAACAGATTACAAAAGCCTTGTCGCATCACGACAGGCGAAAGACATTACCTACAAGGTAAACTGGGTTGAAAGCTCGCAGCCGCAGGATACTACCAATAAGCGCCCGGCCACCAATGGCTTAAAGGTGGATATTATGGAAAAAAGTGCGCGGGATCCCAAAATCGCTTCATTTATTTACGACAATAGCTCGTCTAAACTTTTTTTTGAGGTAAATAAAGGAAAAACTGAAGTAAAAGTTGATAACCCGGGCTTAAAGATGATTAGGCAAAAGTGCTTTTGGAATGTTGCTTCGAGTAATTGATGTAACTTATCGCCACAAGATAACCGGGGGAGCAGC includes:
- a CDS encoding gliding motility-associated C-terminal domain-containing protein; protein product: MKKLILLVFLCITIPAIAQKQGNIWYFGNYAGVDFNTSPPTALTDGQLSTWEGCATIADDDGKLLFYTDGITVFTKNHGKMVNGEGLLGDPSSTQSGVIIQHPTNKNLFFVFSIALQGGSLYYSIVDISKQAGVGEVIEKNILILEKSTEKITAVKHKNGSDIWVVTHEYLSNDFYTYLITKDGFQPKPVITSVGTVMGMSYSSTIGYLKASPKGNKLAAAIYFPDKLTEIYDFNKETGVVSNPVTLTNFNGFGAYGVEFSPNEKYLYITEHEYSPLNLYQVKLPVISGDIKDRSVSIAKLSGLGALQLASDGKIYVDQYGSSYLHAIEEPNEEGANSKFQKNAISLKGRTATYGLPTFNQSFFAEIGFSNAGNCLGDITQFKLKSSIDNIDSLKWDFADELSGVNNTSKEYNPKHLYKKAGTYNVTLIVYYEGTSATYSSNVSISELPVAKLGKDTTLLYGQTLLLDAKWPGSTYKWNTGTTGQTLLVTSPGTYSVDVTSSAGCSGSGSIKVSYDQVIDVTLPADTTICAFETIKLDATLSGGSYLWSNGSTSSSIMVSQEGQYSVKITNAYHSREKTLNINVHFFRFNPIMVTSDTILCEAGSTSISVAGGKSGEKYHWFDAQQNFIEENSGTLYTGIIKRDTMLFVQLTNGKCLSDLQPVHLIFDKPIATIFNKDTVITLGANVNLQGSGAKYYRWLPDTYLDNANIANPVSSPGDDVTYQLIVLNDNGCSDTATVTIRVKKKVLIPNTFTPNGDGVNDTWAIKYLDRLPGNHMFIYTRSGRLVRQFKGYYNSWDGTSSKGEPLPSGVYYYVLEIDETNRQSGYVTLIR
- a CDS encoding glycosyltransferase family 2 protein encodes the protein MFFSIIIPLYNRPQEIAELLDTLTKQTYTLFEVLVIEDGSVDRAEDIVRGYEGELDVHYYEKPNEGQGFARNFGFERAKGDYFIIFDSDCLIPDDYLEIVNNALANNWLDAYGGPDGAHKSFTAIQKAISYSMTSPFTTGGIRGNKKGIGQFHPRSFNMGISRQAWQKAGGFIITRLGEDIEYSIRIHSLGFKIGLIPDAIVYHKRRTDFVKFYKQLHFFGRARINIYKFFPSQLKLVHFFPAFATLGMAFTIIANIAHWPIAQLCNILLLVYILLIFFHSLIKNKSAKIAFLSIIAAFTQLIAYGLGFMQDFWKRVILKRPLKT
- a CDS encoding malate:quinone oxidoreductase; its protein translation is MNKGSNISNTTVDVVLVGAGIMSATLGVMLKQLQPDLTIEIFERLDTVAAESSDAMNNAGTGHSAFCELNYTPQRKDGSIEITKAIKIAEQFEITKQFWAFLVENGYVGEPQTFISKVPHISFVWGNDNVDYLEKRCDALVKHHFFKGMQYAEDKEQLNKWMPLVMENRDPEQKVSATYMDIGTDVNFGTLTRSLVDKLKQKPGVTLSLNHEVDDIKRNKDNTWQIKVNDAKSGSSRKLDAKFVFVGAGGGALPLLQKSGIPESKGFGGFPVSGQWLVCTNQDVINKHSAKVYGKASVGSPPMSVPHLDTRIIDGKKALLFGPYAGFSTRFLKKGSLLDLFTSIKFNNILPLLAVGRDNWPLTKYLISQVLQSPADRLKALQEYFPAAKGDEWVLDVAGQRVQIIKKDARRTGVLEFGTEVVTSADGSISALLGASPGASTSVPIMVDLICRCFKNKANTAEWQEKFKQMIPSYGQSLINDEALADATRERTSKVLGLI
- a CDS encoding glycosyltransferase family 2 protein; translation: MDISVVVPLYDEVESLPELTSWISRVMDENRYSYEIILIDDGSRDGSWDMILKLKQANPFIKAFKFRRNYGKSAALNIGFEAAQGNVVITMDADLQDSPDEIPVLYRRITEDNYDLVSGWKAKRYDPITKTVPTKLFNAATRKMSGIHNLHDFNCGLKAYRKAVVKNIEVYGEMHRYIPVIAKWAGFTKIGEQVVEHRARKYGKTKFGWTRFINGFLDLLSIFFVGKFGKRPMHFFGAMGTLSFFAGIVITIWMLSEKLYLIAHKLPYRDVTDNPLFYIALVAMILGSQLFLTGFVAELVARSAPDRNRYQIEETV